The genomic interval GGTCCCGCTGGCGGAGCCGGTGGACCAGCCGTCCCGCGAAGACATCGGCGCTCGCCAGGCGCAGCGCGACGCCGCCTGGCGCCTGCTCGCCGGGCTGCCTCGCAAGCAGCGCGCCGTCCTCGTCCTGCGGTACTACGAGGACCTCCCCGACTCCGAGATCGCCGAGGTGCTCGGCGTCGCGCCCGTCACGGTCCGCACCAACGCCGCGCGCGCGTTGGCGACCTTACGAGGCACCCTGTCCGCCGAGGAGGCGCAGAGATGACCAGGCTGACCGACGACGAGCTCGGCGAGCTCCTCCGCGAAACCTTTACCGAGCACGAAGAACTGGTCGATAGATTGCCTGCAGCAACCAAACGCCGGAGTCCGCTGCCGGCCATGCTCGCGGCCGCGGCGGTCCTCGTCGTACTGGCCGGAGTCCTGTACGTCGCCAACCGGACCGGAGCCGCCGACTCGGCGCCACCGGCAGCGACCCCGCCGACGACGCGCACCGCCGACGACGACGCGACGATCTGGACCGCCTCGATCGAGACCTTGCTCCGGACCGTGAAACCAGCCGCCGGCGCCTGGCGGTCGGTGATCGTGCTGGA from Kribbella sp. NBC_00709 carries:
- a CDS encoding SigE family RNA polymerase sigma factor, giving the protein MTTDALSFDEVVRASERRLLRLGLMLTGGVHSAEDLVQTVFARAYRRWARIGALDHPEAYLRTMVVNEFLSWRRLLKNSEVPLAEPVDQPSREDIGARQAQRDAAWRLLAGLPRKQRAVLVLRYYEDLPDSEIAEVLGVAPVTVRTNAARALATLRGTLSAEEAQR